One Chromobacterium paludis genomic window carries:
- a CDS encoding hemagglutinin repeat-containing protein, with translation MKKSKFDLSVSGKVAAALTLAFVLAEAVQAGGIVAAGGNGQQPQVSTAGNGAQVINITAPTAGGVSVNQYQDFNVGKPGAVFNNSLQAGQSQLAGQLGANAQLGGSQASVILNEVVSRNPSLLLGKQEVFGKAADYVLANPNGIACNGCGFINIPRASLVVGNANLQNGAIGSLQAANNGNALSINGGGASGASVLDLIAPRLDIRANVSAADAIRARAGFNTVDYASGQITATAAAPDGVGKLDSYFLGAMQAGRIHIVSTAAGAGVNVGGNLNGGDALTVSSAGALAVQAAQLKGKQLALSGASVDISGRVDSETTGDSKHDESWFIWKTGESNSTSSKTDASVKRASLQGDEVSIRASGNAHVGAADIQGQDVKLTAGSVNLDGQLAESQASSSDHAWKNSWSYNQDKSSATQEQSVARIKAGHDADISSTGGDIAIAGASVQAGNNLKLNAVGGVQLSSLIETDTRSDVGNRKNDGAALETGSWNNRSSQQRLVQAQLRAGNALGVSASGDINAQAAVLQAGGDAILSAQGKTTLATQTSANNSSVQNGKTYWGGIGGGGSQNNSSSATLNTGSAVNAGGKLFLNGDAGIAINGSQAKGAQGAYAKTQSGGVVIDSALDLTQTRTDQRTGTVFNITNSSSKGSSSQQTAVGSALKSDADLQLISAGDVAVTGSLVKAAQALDIQAVGDIQVASQAAETHSQSSDTQLALRGVGAETGDKQYRGGVRLEHTSTDQQLDQTSQTGSQLSGGSVKLAAGNDLTLTGSKLESAGDASLSGQNVSLNAAQNTSHSDKATTVTGGGLYLTGGLDKAGAGIEFGQNSNRAVSDGSAAQTTEVKTGGKLDITAGNGMGGVQNQGSQIQSGGAVNIAAGDVSNQAAVNQQSTQQTSSHWGVDVGVNAEYSGVTRPLVNAGTSVAKGDVAGAAAQAGQLGGPNLGVDVSATGGSAKSQSQSSAAQATSIAGASVNVTAGGALKDQATQYQATQGQVSIRADSHQMTAAANTQSQSSQTSEGGATVRVYTATGEDVNVKGSGQGSYSHSQSAGSQAVTGSIQSAGGVSIQVSNDAGYQGAAINGGSGQVGIQAGGKLALTQADNSSSSQQHAVGVTAGLSVVTSPVEGGGKAGGSGNLAVSNQQSQAASSQAVVGSVQSAGGIALSSGNGLTVQGGSLQSGGDVTLKSDGKVSLQAATGSDSKTGSGWGFNVNAGGSNSNGKEASAKGFNVGGGVQLSSQNEVSASQTGAQVASGGALSVSAGATGNNAVALQGSQLSGKTVNLTTDNGGVSLQSAQNSSQKHDWSAGANLGGGGNNSVAKENGQPKADGETKTYQANGGFNVKVDQQDKLANANATVKGDQVNIKTDGQLTLAGGNIAGGKVEGSVGGKVVVQSQQDRDNSTHVEVGLNVNSSNAKNPSLVDQAANLAGPLSGKVKEKATEAVNKAADKVEDKYNSFTFKNGLKEDTTQPVAFSKDANGGSVALPAQPTSGEAKSGVVDSALRKGGNTLKDKLLNPQDKGTQVSGVIDVSVKTDNSVGSVSAISGAQGVNLAVGGKVELAGGQIASSAGKVSLGDAKVETSAIQTNRYSGAGGVKLDGTPAAIIQQAVKDVTSGKAPLLHVGIDQQAQTVSGEVKSGG, from the coding sequence ATGAAAAAAAGCAAATTCGATCTGTCCGTGAGCGGCAAAGTGGCGGCGGCGCTGACGCTGGCCTTCGTGTTGGCCGAAGCCGTCCAGGCTGGCGGCATCGTGGCGGCCGGCGGCAATGGCCAGCAGCCTCAGGTTTCCACCGCGGGCAACGGCGCGCAGGTGATCAATATCACCGCGCCCACGGCCGGCGGCGTGTCGGTCAATCAATATCAGGACTTCAACGTCGGCAAGCCCGGCGCGGTGTTCAACAATTCCTTGCAGGCGGGCCAATCGCAGCTGGCGGGCCAGCTGGGCGCCAATGCCCAGCTAGGCGGCAGCCAGGCCAGCGTGATCCTGAACGAAGTGGTCAGCCGCAATCCCTCGCTGTTGCTGGGCAAACAGGAAGTGTTCGGCAAGGCCGCAGACTATGTGCTGGCCAACCCCAACGGCATCGCCTGCAACGGCTGCGGCTTCATCAACATCCCCCGCGCCTCCCTGGTGGTGGGCAACGCCAATCTGCAAAACGGCGCCATCGGCTCGCTGCAGGCCGCCAATAACGGCAACGCGCTCAGCATCAATGGCGGCGGCGCGTCCGGCGCGAGCGTGCTGGACCTGATCGCGCCGCGCCTCGATATCCGGGCCAATGTTTCCGCCGCGGACGCCATCCGCGCGCGCGCCGGCTTCAATACCGTGGATTACGCCAGCGGCCAGATCACTGCCACCGCCGCCGCGCCGGACGGCGTGGGCAAGCTGGACAGCTATTTCCTGGGCGCGATGCAGGCGGGCCGCATCCATATCGTCAGCACCGCGGCCGGCGCCGGCGTCAACGTGGGCGGCAACCTCAACGGCGGCGATGCGTTGACGGTCAGCTCCGCCGGCGCGCTGGCGGTGCAGGCCGCCCAGCTCAAGGGCAAGCAGCTGGCGCTGAGCGGCGCCAGCGTGGACATCTCCGGCCGTGTGGACAGCGAAACCACGGGCGACAGCAAGCATGACGAAAGCTGGTTTATCTGGAAAACCGGCGAAAGCAACAGCACGTCCAGCAAGACAGACGCCAGCGTCAAGCGCGCATCTCTGCAAGGCGATGAGGTGTCGATCCGCGCCAGCGGCAACGCCCATGTGGGCGCGGCCGACATCCAGGGCCAGGATGTGAAGTTGACAGCCGGCAGCGTGAATCTGGATGGCCAATTGGCCGAGAGCCAGGCCAGCAGCAGCGACCACGCCTGGAAGAATTCCTGGTCCTACAACCAAGACAAAAGCAGCGCCACCCAGGAGCAATCGGTGGCGCGCATCAAGGCTGGCCACGACGCGGACATTTCCAGCACCGGCGGCGACATCGCTATCGCCGGCGCCAGCGTCCAGGCCGGCAACAACCTCAAACTGAACGCCGTGGGCGGCGTTCAATTGTCCTCGCTGATCGAAACCGATACCCGCAGCGATGTCGGAAACCGCAAGAACGACGGCGCGGCGCTGGAAACCGGTAGCTGGAACAATCGCAGCAGCCAACAGCGGCTGGTGCAGGCGCAACTGCGCGCCGGCAACGCGCTGGGCGTGAGCGCCAGCGGCGACATCAACGCCCAGGCCGCTGTGCTGCAGGCAGGCGGCGACGCCATCCTGTCCGCCCAGGGCAAGACCACGCTGGCGACGCAGACCAGCGCCAACAACAGCAGCGTGCAGAACGGCAAGACCTACTGGGGCGGCATTGGCGGCGGCGGCAGCCAGAACAATAGCAGCAGCGCCACCCTCAATACCGGCAGCGCGGTGAATGCCGGCGGCAAGCTGTTCCTCAACGGCGACGCCGGCATCGCCATCAACGGCAGCCAGGCCAAGGGCGCGCAGGGCGCGTATGCCAAGACCCAGTCCGGCGGCGTGGTGATAGACAGCGCGCTGGACCTGACGCAGACGCGCACGGATCAGCGCACCGGCACGGTTTTCAATATCACCAATAGCTCCAGCAAGGGCAGCAGCAGCCAGCAGACCGCGGTCGGCTCGGCGCTGAAGTCCGATGCGGATTTGCAGCTGATTTCCGCCGGCGACGTGGCGGTGACCGGCAGCCTGGTCAAGGCGGCGCAGGCGCTGGATATCCAGGCCGTGGGCGACATCCAGGTGGCCAGCCAAGCGGCGGAAACCCACAGCCAATCCAGCGACACCCAGCTGGCGCTGCGCGGCGTCGGCGCCGAAACCGGCGACAAGCAATACCGCGGCGGCGTGCGGCTGGAACATACCAGCACGGACCAGCAACTGGACCAGACCAGCCAGACCGGATCGCAGCTGTCCGGCGGCAGCGTCAAGCTGGCGGCCGGCAATGATCTGACGCTGACGGGATCCAAGCTGGAGAGCGCGGGCGACGCCAGCCTCAGCGGCCAGAACGTCAGCCTGAACGCGGCGCAGAACACAAGCCACAGCGACAAGGCCACCACCGTGACCGGCGGCGGCCTGTACCTGACCGGCGGACTGGACAAGGCCGGCGCCGGCATCGAGTTCGGCCAGAACAGCAACCGCGCCGTCAGCGACGGCAGCGCCGCCCAGACGACCGAAGTGAAGACCGGCGGCAAGCTGGACATCACCGCCGGCAACGGCATGGGCGGCGTGCAGAACCAGGGCAGCCAGATCCAGTCCGGCGGCGCGGTGAATATCGCCGCGGGCGACGTCAGCAATCAGGCGGCCGTGAATCAACAATCCACCCAGCAGACCAGCAGCCATTGGGGCGTGGATGTGGGCGTCAACGCGGAGTACAGCGGCGTCACCCGTCCGTTGGTCAACGCCGGAACCAGCGTGGCCAAGGGCGATGTGGCCGGCGCGGCGGCTCAGGCCGGCCAGTTGGGCGGACCCAATCTGGGCGTGGACGTCAGCGCCACGGGCGGCAGCGCCAAATCGCAAAGCCAGAGCAGCGCCGCGCAGGCCACCAGCATTGCCGGGGCGTCGGTCAATGTCACGGCCGGCGGCGCGCTGAAGGATCAGGCCACCCAGTACCAGGCGACGCAAGGCCAAGTCAGCATCCGCGCTGACAGCCACCAGATGACGGCGGCGGCCAATACCCAGAGCCAGAGCAGCCAAACCAGCGAGGGCGGCGCCACCGTGCGCGTCTATACCGCTACCGGCGAGGATGTGAACGTGAAGGGCAGCGGCCAGGGCAGCTACAGCCACAGCCAGAGCGCGGGGAGCCAGGCGGTGACCGGCTCCATCCAATCCGCCGGCGGCGTGAGCATTCAGGTGAGCAATGACGCCGGCTACCAGGGCGCGGCCATCAACGGCGGCAGCGGCCAGGTGGGCATCCAGGCGGGCGGCAAGCTGGCGCTGACCCAGGCTGACAACTCCAGCAGCAGCCAGCAGCATGCGGTGGGCGTGACGGCCGGCCTGAGCGTGGTGACCAGTCCGGTCGAGGGCGGCGGCAAGGCGGGCGGCAGCGGCAATCTGGCGGTGAGCAATCAGCAAAGCCAGGCAGCCAGCAGCCAGGCCGTCGTCGGCTCGGTGCAATCGGCAGGCGGCATCGCGCTGAGCTCGGGCAATGGCCTCACGGTGCAAGGCGGCAGTCTGCAGAGCGGCGGCGACGTCACGTTGAAGTCCGACGGCAAGGTCAGCCTGCAGGCTGCGACCGGCAGCGACAGCAAAACCGGCAGCGGCTGGGGTTTCAACGTCAATGCCGGCGGCAGCAACAGCAATGGCAAGGAGGCATCGGCCAAAGGCTTCAACGTGGGCGGCGGCGTGCAGCTGTCCAGCCAGAACGAAGTCAGCGCCAGCCAGACCGGCGCGCAGGTGGCGAGCGGCGGCGCCTTGAGCGTCAGCGCCGGCGCCACCGGCAATAACGCGGTTGCGCTGCAAGGCAGCCAGCTGTCGGGCAAGACGGTGAATCTGACGACGGATAATGGCGGCGTCAGCCTGCAATCGGCGCAGAACAGCAGCCAGAAGCATGACTGGAGTGCCGGCGCCAACCTGGGCGGCGGCGGCAACAACAGTGTGGCCAAGGAAAACGGCCAGCCAAAGGCCGACGGCGAAACCAAGACCTATCAGGCGAATGGCGGCTTCAACGTCAAGGTGGATCAACAGGACAAGCTTGCCAACGCCAATGCCACGGTCAAGGGCGATCAGGTCAATATCAAGACCGATGGCCAACTGACGCTGGCTGGCGGCAATATCGCCGGCGGCAAGGTGGAAGGCAGCGTCGGCGGCAAGGTGGTGGTGCAGAGCCAGCAGGATCGCGACAACAGCACTCATGTCGAAGTGGGTCTGAACGTCAACAGCTCCAACGCCAAGAACCCCAGCCTGGTGGATCAGGCGGCCAATCTGGCCGGCCCGCTGTCCGGCAAGGTGAAGGAAAAGGCGACCGAGGCGGTGAACAAGGCCGCCGACAAAGTGGAGGATAAGTACAACAGCTTCACCTTCAAGAACGGCCTCAAGGAAGACACTACCCAGCCGGTGGCGTTCAGCAAGGATGCGAACGGCGGCAGCGTGGCGCTGCCGGCGCAGCCGACCAGCGGCGAGGCCAAGTCCGGGGTGGTGGACAGCGCCTTGCGCAAGGGCGGCAACACCTTGAAGGACAAGCTGCTGAACCCGCAGGACAAGGGCACCCAGGTGTCGGGCGTGATCGACGTCAGCGTCAAGACCGACAACAGCGTGGGCAGCGTCAGCGCCATCAGCGGCGCGCAGGGCGTCAATCTGGCGGTGGGCGGCAAAGTGGAGCTGGCCGGCGGCCAGATCGCATCCAGCGCCGGCAAGGTGAGCCTGGGCGACGCCAAGGTGGAAACCAGCGCCATCCAGACCAATCGCTACAGCGGCGCCGGCGGCGTCAAGCTGGATGGCACGCCGGCGGCCATCATCCAGCAGGCGGTCAAGGATGTGACGTCCGGCAAGGCGCCGCTGCTGCATGTCGGCATTGACCAGCAGGCGCAGACGGTGAGCGGCGAGGTCAAGTCCGGCGGCTAA
- a CDS encoding pirin family protein: MRGVSRKVEQVVSGREVSDGAGVRLQRVLSQSLQRRLDPFLMLDEFRSDNPDDYIAGFPSHPHRGFETVTYMLDGRMRHRDNAGNEGLLGPGGMQWMTAGRGIVHSEIPEQQDGLMHGFQLWINLPADDKMAAPGYRDIQAADIPSWQDETGNTLKLLAGQLNGKRGAIERPVTEPLYLDLALPAGNSLWLPLPAGHHAFLYLYQGAIQAADSVVGARQLAVLDNDGDGVSISNGSEESRLLVLAAKPLREAIVQWGPFVMNTREQIQQAIEDYSEGRF, encoded by the coding sequence ATGCGAGGCGTGAGCAGAAAAGTGGAACAAGTGGTCAGCGGCCGCGAAGTCTCGGACGGGGCCGGCGTGCGTCTGCAACGCGTGCTGAGCCAATCGCTGCAGCGTCGGCTGGACCCTTTCCTGATGCTGGACGAATTCCGTTCCGACAACCCGGACGACTACATCGCCGGCTTCCCCAGCCACCCGCATCGCGGCTTCGAAACCGTGACCTATATGCTGGACGGCCGCATGCGCCACCGCGACAACGCCGGCAACGAGGGCCTGCTCGGGCCAGGCGGCATGCAGTGGATGACTGCCGGCCGCGGCATCGTGCATTCGGAGATTCCGGAGCAGCAGGACGGACTGATGCACGGCTTCCAGCTGTGGATCAACCTGCCGGCCGACGACAAAATGGCCGCGCCGGGCTATCGCGACATCCAGGCCGCCGACATTCCCAGCTGGCAAGACGAGACGGGCAATACGCTGAAACTGCTGGCCGGCCAATTGAACGGCAAGCGCGGCGCCATCGAGCGCCCGGTTACCGAGCCGCTCTATCTGGACCTCGCTCTGCCGGCCGGCAACAGCCTGTGGCTGCCGCTGCCGGCCGGGCACCACGCCTTTCTCTACCTGTACCAGGGCGCGATCCAGGCCGCCGACAGCGTGGTCGGCGCGCGCCAGCTGGCGGTGCTGGACAATGACGGCGACGGCGTGTCGATCAGCAATGGCAGCGAGGAAAGCCGGTTGCTGGTACTGGCAGCCAAGCCGTTGCGCGAAGCCATCGTGCAGTGGGGGCCTTTTGTGATGAATACCCGCGAGCAAATCCAGCAGGCGATAGAGGATTACAGCGAAGGCCGCTTCTGA
- a CDS encoding LysR family transcriptional regulator: MAGPRTTLEQWQVLQAIVEEGGFAQAAERLHRSQSSVSYMMARLREQLGVELLRPEGRRMKLTPEGAVLLREAAELLRGAEKLERRAGSLGRGWEPELKVALDSLLPAEVMLAACGDFAGHCRETRLQLHEVVMSGADDALYQGDAALAVASRVPQGFLGDWLLDAEFVACAAPGHRLHEQGGELDGSQLRGEVQVVLRDSGIRQPRDEGWLGAHQRWTVTQPETGIAMVEAGLAFGWLARHRVARQLLEGSLKPLPLVSGAVRKASLYLVLAEPSSAGPACLYLADALRRAAERWRHGKA; this comes from the coding sequence ATGGCAGGGCCAAGAACCACGCTGGAGCAGTGGCAGGTGTTGCAGGCCATTGTGGAGGAGGGCGGTTTCGCCCAGGCGGCGGAGCGTTTGCACCGCAGTCAGTCTTCCGTCAGCTATATGATGGCGCGGCTGCGCGAGCAGCTGGGGGTGGAGCTGTTGCGGCCCGAGGGACGGCGCATGAAGCTGACGCCCGAGGGCGCGGTGCTGCTGCGCGAGGCGGCGGAGTTGCTGCGCGGTGCCGAAAAGCTGGAGCGTCGAGCCGGCAGCCTGGGACGAGGCTGGGAGCCGGAGTTGAAAGTGGCGCTGGATAGCTTGTTGCCGGCGGAGGTGATGCTGGCTGCCTGCGGCGATTTCGCCGGCCATTGCCGCGAGACGCGGCTGCAGCTGCACGAGGTGGTGATGTCGGGCGCGGACGACGCGCTGTATCAGGGCGATGCCGCCTTGGCCGTCGCCAGCCGGGTGCCGCAGGGTTTTTTGGGCGACTGGCTGCTGGACGCCGAGTTTGTGGCCTGCGCCGCGCCGGGGCATAGGCTGCATGAGCAGGGAGGCGAGCTGGATGGCTCGCAGCTGCGCGGCGAGGTGCAGGTGGTGCTGCGCGATTCCGGCATTCGCCAACCGCGCGACGAGGGCTGGCTGGGCGCGCATCAGCGCTGGACCGTGACGCAGCCCGAAACCGGCATCGCCATGGTGGAGGCGGGCTTGGCCTTCGGCTGGCTGGCGCGGCACCGCGTAGCGCGGCAGTTGCTGGAGGGCAGCCTCAAGCCCCTGCCGCTGGTGAGCGGCGCGGTGCGCAAGGCATCCTTGTACCTGGTGCTGGCGGAGCCGTCATCGGCCGGGCCGGCCTGCCTGTACCTGGCCGACGCGCTCAGGCGCGCCGCCGAGCGTTGGCGGCACGGCAAGGCTTAG
- a CDS encoding GntR family transcriptional regulator encodes MTTLQPIKRQTLTSAVTESLRRRILSGEFADGQQLRQEALSHEYGVSRVPVREALRQLEAEGLIQIIDHKGALVSKLSLEDILELLEVRAMLECSLLKAAIPCQTSADLDAAQQTLREFEVALRNNDVRHWGEINSRYHLALYRAARRPNTLALIEQLHNKTDRYTRMQILFTRTMERAHEEHTRLLELCRQGKADEAAEFLRFHILSAGHALESYLKGQQANH; translated from the coding sequence ATGACAACCCTGCAGCCGATCAAGCGCCAGACGCTTACCAGCGCCGTCACCGAATCCTTGCGCCGCCGCATCCTGTCCGGCGAGTTCGCCGACGGCCAACAATTGCGCCAAGAGGCGCTGTCCCACGAATACGGCGTCAGCCGGGTGCCGGTGCGCGAAGCGCTGCGCCAGCTGGAGGCGGAAGGACTGATCCAGATCATCGACCACAAGGGCGCCCTGGTGTCCAAGCTGTCGCTGGAAGACATTCTCGAGCTGTTGGAAGTCCGCGCCATGCTGGAGTGCTCGCTGCTCAAGGCCGCCATTCCCTGCCAGACCTCGGCCGATCTGGACGCGGCGCAGCAAACCTTGCGCGAGTTCGAAGTGGCGCTGCGCAATAACGACGTGCGCCACTGGGGCGAGATCAACTCGCGCTACCACCTGGCGCTGTATCGCGCCGCGCGCCGCCCCAACACGCTGGCGCTGATCGAGCAGCTGCACAACAAGACCGACCGCTACACCCGGATGCAGATCCTGTTCACCCGCACCATGGAGCGCGCGCACGAGGAGCACACCCGCCTGCTGGAGCTGTGCCGCCAGGGCAAGGCCGACGAGGCGGCAGAATTCCTGCGCTTCCACATCCTGTCCGCCGGCCACGCGCTGGAAAGCTATTTGAAGGGCCAGCAAGCCAATCACTGA